A single region of the Polymorphum gilvum SL003B-26A1 genome encodes:
- a CDS encoding SlyX family protein, with amino-acid sequence MSNDLDARVEKLEIDLAHAVYTIDEINAVVVEQARQIDRLTRRLADMTDRVEDLIETGLAGHRIDKPPHY; translated from the coding sequence ATGAGCAACGACCTGGACGCCCGCGTCGAAAAGCTGGAGATCGACCTGGCCCATGCCGTCTACACCATCGACGAGATCAACGCCGTGGTGGTCGAGCAGGCACGCCAGATCGACCGGCTGACGCGCAGGCTGGCCGACATGACGGATCGGGTCGAGGACCTGATCGAGACCGGCTTGGCCGGTCACCGGATCGACAAGCCGCCGCACTACTGA
- the yciA gene encoding acyl-CoA thioester hydrolase YciA, with the protein MTHATPEDTNQPSGELTLRTMAMPADTNAAGDIFGGWVLSQMDLAGGIAASQRANGRVVTIAIDRMKFIRPVHVGDVLCVYARVGRIGRTSMEINLEAWALRHRFGHREKVTEAMFTFVAVDEDGRPRPVPATCPTPA; encoded by the coding sequence GTGACGCATGCCACGCCCGAAGACACCAACCAGCCGAGCGGCGAGCTGACGCTGCGCACCATGGCGATGCCGGCCGACACCAACGCGGCCGGCGACATCTTCGGCGGCTGGGTGTTGTCGCAGATGGACCTTGCCGGCGGCATCGCGGCCAGCCAGCGGGCCAACGGTCGCGTCGTCACCATCGCCATCGACCGGATGAAGTTCATCCGTCCGGTCCATGTCGGCGACGTTCTGTGCGTCTATGCCCGCGTCGGCCGGATCGGGCGCACCTCCATGGAGATCAACCTGGAGGCCTGGGCGCTGCGCCACCGCTTCGGTCACCGCGAGAAGGTGACCGAGGCTATGTTCACTTTCGTCGCCGTCGACGAGGACGGCCGGCCGCGCCCGGTCCCGGCGACCTGCCCGACCCCGGCCTGA
- a CDS encoding Crp/Fnr family transcriptional regulator, whose product MADLKGFLDNSFSLEGLSHDLAEGLSKLARPMSVTPGAILFEAGDPGNGCYAILDGSMKVSMLSVDGDEQLLAVLGPGNVVGELALLDGRPRSATVTALKASRLAFIDKSAFERFADENPGLYRHMLSIVGKRLRQSNDILAARSFLPLPGRVAQTLLQLSETFGKTLDGDRILIHYKLSQSDIANMAGAARENVSRVLNDWKRSGTISRISGYYCLEQPRVLEQAATL is encoded by the coding sequence TTGGCGGATCTGAAGGGCTTTCTCGACAACAGCTTTTCCCTGGAGGGGCTGTCTCACGACCTGGCCGAAGGGCTGTCGAAACTGGCAAGACCGATGAGTGTCACCCCCGGCGCGATCCTGTTCGAGGCCGGTGATCCGGGCAACGGCTGCTACGCCATCCTCGACGGCTCGATGAAGGTGTCGATGCTGTCGGTCGACGGCGACGAGCAGCTGCTGGCGGTTCTCGGGCCGGGCAACGTGGTCGGCGAACTGGCGTTGCTCGACGGCCGGCCGCGCTCGGCGACGGTGACGGCGCTCAAGGCGTCGCGGCTGGCCTTCATCGACAAGAGCGCCTTCGAGCGGTTCGCCGACGAGAACCCGGGCCTCTACCGCCACATGCTGTCGATCGTCGGCAAGCGGCTGCGGCAGTCGAACGACATTCTCGCCGCGCGCTCCTTCCTGCCGCTGCCCGGCCGGGTGGCCCAGACGCTGCTGCAGCTGTCGGAGACCTTCGGCAAGACGCTCGACGGCGACCGGATCCTGATCCACTACAAGCTCAGCCAGTCCGACATCGCCAACATGGCGGGCGCCGCGCGCGAGAACGTCAGCCGCGTGCTCAACGACTGGAAGCGCTCGGGCACGATCAGCCGGATCTCCGGCTACTACTGCCTCGAGCAGCCGCGTGTGCTCGAACAGGCCGCCACCCTTTGA
- a CDS encoding ChbG/HpnK family deacetylase, with translation MKRITLAAVDYGLAFGVDRAVRSLLAARRLSAVGCLVCTDLWSREYLPLRELAEQEAGHALIGLTVALSGRTGEPCSLRWRDTFGASFRTPGWISRRATLRLLPDEIVRSEIVAQIRLFADYFGRAPDFVTLRDGLMRHRVIAGLLMKAVADCGLKKPPLLIFPLAEGWRARRFARFAAKHGLKTLPCGPLLPALEDRAALQQALRGHFDGLADMTFVACMPAVPDDRLRRIESRHQVAVRACQFDVLMSDEFFRTLDEKDVFLY, from the coding sequence ATGAAGAGGATCACCCTGGCGGCGGTGGACTACGGTCTGGCCTTCGGCGTCGACCGGGCGGTGCGGTCGCTGCTCGCCGCCCGTCGGCTGAGCGCCGTTGGCTGTCTTGTCTGTACCGACCTGTGGAGCCGCGAATACCTGCCGCTGCGCGAACTCGCCGAGCAGGAGGCCGGCCATGCGCTGATCGGCCTGACCGTGGCCCTGAGCGGTCGGACGGGCGAACCGTGCAGCCTGCGCTGGCGCGACACCTTCGGCGCCAGCTTCCGCACACCGGGCTGGATCTCGCGCCGGGCGACGCTGCGGCTGTTGCCCGACGAGATCGTCCGCAGCGAGATCGTGGCGCAGATCCGGCTGTTCGCCGACTACTTCGGGCGTGCGCCCGATTTCGTCACCCTGCGCGACGGCCTGATGCGCCATCGGGTGATCGCCGGCCTGCTCATGAAGGCCGTGGCCGATTGCGGTCTGAAGAAGCCGCCGCTCCTCATCTTTCCCCTCGCCGAAGGCTGGCGAGCTCGCCGCTTCGCCCGGTTCGCGGCCAAGCACGGCCTGAAGACCCTGCCTTGTGGTCCGTTGTTGCCGGCGCTCGAAGACCGCGCCGCCCTGCAGCAGGCGTTGCGCGGCCATTTCGACGGCCTCGCCGACATGACCTTCGTCGCATGCATGCCGGCGGTGCCGGACGACCGGCTGCGCCGGATCGAGTCCCGACACCAGGTGGCGGTGCGCGCATGCCAGTTCGACGTCCTGATGAGCGACGAATTCTTTCGCACGCTCGACGAGAAGGACGTCTTTCTCTACTGA